DNA from Microbacterium foliorum:
CGGGAACGAACCTGACGCCGCGAAGCAACATCCTGGCGTTCGACATCACCACCGGCGCCCTGCTGCCGTTCGCGCCGCAGGTGAACGGCCTCATCAAGGCGGTCGCGGCCTCTCCTGACGGCAGTCGGATCTACATCGGCGGCACGTTCACACAGGTCAATGGAGCATCGCGCCACAACTTCGCCGCGCTCGATGCGCGCACCGGCGCACTCGTGCCCGGCTTCGCTCCTGCCGTCGGCGGCACCGGCGTCTACGCTGTCGCGGCGACGGCCGACGCCGTCTACGTCGGCGGTCTCTTCACCCAGGCCAACACGGTGGCTCGCAAGAACTTCGCGGCCTTCTCGACCAAGAACGGGGCGCTGCTTCCCTGGGCGCCCACCAGCGACCGGCAGGTCGACTCGATGATCGTCGAGCCCGGTGCCGCGCGCGTGATCGCCGGTGGGCGGTTCGACAGCGTCAACGGCGCGATTCAGCGAGGCCTCGTCGCGTTGGATCCGGTCAGCGGAGGCACGGACGCCTCCTGGGCGGCGCCGAAGACCGTGAAGAACTCCACACCCGCGGCGGTGAACCGCAACGGCTACTCCGGCATCTTCGGTCTCACGGCCGATGCCACCGCGGTATACGGCACGGGATGGTCGATGGGCGATACGGCAGCGACCCGTGGCAACCTCGAAGGCGCATTCGCTGCAGAGGTGGGCAGCGGCGCGATCCGCTGGGTCGCCGACTGCCACGGAGACAGCTACGGGGTCTACTCCACCGGAAAGACGGTGTACACGACCAATCACACCCACACGTGCGAGAGCGCCAACCTCTGGCCCGAGCAGAAGCAGCGCACCTGGCGCTACTTCTCCGCTTTCACCGCCACGGCGGAAGGAACGCTCGCTTCGAGTCAGTTCACCAACGGCACGTACAGCGACTGGGGTGGAACGCCGTCGCCCTCGGCCTACGCCGTCACGCCTGACTTCGCTGTCGGCACGGCGACCGGTCTCGGCCAGGCCGGGCTCTCGATCACCGGTTCCGGCGACTTCATCGCCGTCGCCGGGGAATTCACGAGCGTCAACAACAGGCGCTTCCAGGGGATCGTGCGCTTCTCGACGAAGCCGGACGGCGGCGCAGCGCAGGGCCCCTATCGGAAGGACGCCGCCTGGGCGACGCCCCAGGTGGCATCGGATGTCCCCGTGCGCGTGACGATCGAGACGAACTGGGATCGGGACAATCGCGACCTCACGTATCAGCTGATGCGTAGCGACCAGACGCAGCCCGTGTCGCAGACCGTCGCCACCTCGCTCTGGTGGGACAAGGGCACGGTGACGTTGGAAGACCCGACCGCGGTGGCGGGAGCGACGTACACCTACACGGTGAAAGCGGTGGACGCCGACGGCAACTCCGCCGTGAGCCTGCCCGTGAACACGACGGCCTCGGGAGCCGACATCGCCGGTTATTCGAAGGTCGTGCGGCGAGACGGCGCGGATGCGTACTTCCCGCTCGGCAATGCCAGGACCGACTACGTCAGCGCCGGCGCCCTCAACGTCGGGCCGGGTGTCACGGTGACCGCCTCCGGTGCGGTGGGGGGAGCGACACCCGCAGGATCGGTCTTCAACGGGACGCCGGACGGGCGCGTCTCCTCCGCCGCGGCGGTGGCTCTCGACGACAACTTCTCGGCAGAGGTCTGGTTCAAGACGACCACTCGTCAGGGCGGGAAGATCTTCGGGGCCGGTTCGTCGCAGACGGGGAGCTCCGCCAGCAACGACCGTGATCTCTACATGCAGAACGACGGGCGGCTGCGGTTCGGCGTGTATCCGTACGCGGGGAGCCCCGTCAGGTCTGTCGCCACCACCTCGGCGTACAACGACGGTCAATGGCATCATGTCGTCGCGACCATGAGTCCCCGGGGGACGACGATCTACGTCGATGGCAAAGCCGCGGCAGCGGACGAATCCATGACGGCGGCGCAGAAGAGCTACAACGGCTTCTGGCGTCTCGGCTGGGACGGACGCCTCTCTTCCTGGCCCTCAGCCCCCGCGTCCGACGCGTTCTCGGGCAGCATCGATGAGTTCGCCGCGTACCCCTCGGCGCTTAATGCCGATCAGGTCATGCGGCACTACGCCGCGGGCAAGGGGTACAAGGCTCCGGTCGCGTCGTGGTCGACATCGAGCCCCGGTCCGGATATGACCTTCACCGGGGAGGCGACCTTCGTGGACGCCGGGCAGAAGATCGTCAGCGCCGCGTGGGACTTCGGTGACGGCTCGACAGGGACCGGGCTGCCGACGGCCACGCACACCTACACCGCAGCCGGGACCTATACCGTGACCCTCACGGTGACCGACAGTCGAGGACTCACCGGAACCGTGAAGAAGCAGGCTGTCGTCACGGCACCCAACGTCGCTCCCGTGGCGGACTTCGCGTCGTCGGTCTCCGAGCTGACCGCGTCGGTCGACGCCGCCGGATCGACGGATGCCGACGGCACGATCGCGGCGTATTCGTGGGAGTGGGGCGACGGCACGGCGGCAGGGAGCGGAGCAGCGGCGACGCACACCTACGCGGCGGCCGGTACCTATCGGATCACGCTCACCATCACGGATGACCGCGGTGGCGCTGCGACGAAGGCCGCCGATGTGACGGTGGCAGCAGCGGCAGCGCTCGCCGAGGACGCCTTCGAGCGCACGGCGACGTCCGGGTGGGGTGCCGCCGACATCGGCGGAGCCTGGACTCTGGCGGGCGGCGCGGCCTCGGCGGCGGCCGTCTCCGGCGGAGCCGGCACGCTGACGCTCGGCGCAGGGAGCACGCGCAACCTGACGGTGAACG
Protein-coding regions in this window:
- a CDS encoding PKD domain-containing protein, translated to MERTSDVVTSDPLPTVQIDSGYVWSQATVGTTVYAGGSFSNARAALADPGTNLTPRSNILAFDITTGALLPFAPQVNGLIKAVAASPDGSRIYIGGTFTQVNGASRHNFAALDARTGALVPGFAPAVGGTGVYAVAATADAVYVGGLFTQANTVARKNFAAFSTKNGALLPWAPTSDRQVDSMIVEPGAARVIAGGRFDSVNGAIQRGLVALDPVSGGTDASWAAPKTVKNSTPAAVNRNGYSGIFGLTADATAVYGTGWSMGDTAATRGNLEGAFAAEVGSGAIRWVADCHGDSYGVYSTGKTVYTTNHTHTCESANLWPEQKQRTWRYFSAFTATAEGTLASSQFTNGTYSDWGGTPSPSAYAVTPDFAVGTATGLGQAGLSITGSGDFIAVAGEFTSVNNRRFQGIVRFSTKPDGGAAQGPYRKDAAWATPQVASDVPVRVTIETNWDRDNRDLTYQLMRSDQTQPVSQTVATSLWWDKGTVTLEDPTAVAGATYTYTVKAVDADGNSAVSLPVNTTASGADIAGYSKVVRRDGADAYFPLGNARTDYVSAGALNVGPGVTVTASGAVGGATPAGSVFNGTPDGRVSSAAAVALDDNFSAEVWFKTTTRQGGKIFGAGSSQTGSSASNDRDLYMQNDGRLRFGVYPYAGSPVRSVATTSAYNDGQWHHVVATMSPRGTTIYVDGKAAAADESMTAAQKSYNGFWRLGWDGRLSSWPSAPASDAFSGSIDEFAAYPSALNADQVMRHYAAGKGYKAPVASWSTSSPGPDMTFTGEATFVDAGQKIVSAAWDFGDGSTGTGLPTATHTYTAAGTYTVTLTVTDSRGLTGTVKKQAVVTAPNVAPVADFASSVSELTASVDAAGSTDADGTIAAYSWEWGDGTAAGSGAAATHTYAAAGTYRITLTITDDRGGAATKAADVTVAAAAALAEDAFERTATSGWGAADIGGAWTLAGGAASAAAVSGGAGTLTLGAGSTRNLTVNAVSAKNVTMSMDFSLDTPPAQGSTYAGLIARSSASGNYTTRAWLNANGRVSIVIQRGTTVLSSYQVPGITRGAGDAFTLKVDVSGDASTKISAKLWKKGSPEPADWQTSFTDANGIDSAGAVGVHGSRAASASGTGVVSVDAFRVIDNG